TAAGTAACGATAAAGGGGGTGAGAGGCCCCCTCGCCGAAAGACTAAGGTTTCCTGATCAACGCTAATCGGATCAGGGTAAGTCGGGGGCCTAAGGCTCAGCCGCACGGCGAGGCCGATGGACAAACGGTCAACATTCCGTTACTGGCGTCCGGTGTGACGCGGTGACGCGGCTGTGACACTGCCGCCCCCTGACGGAATAGGGGGTTTAAGGGTGTAGGAGCCGATTCCCGCAGGCAAATCCACGGGAAGATCCGAACCTGAAAGTACGGCGCGCCCTCCGGGGCAAGCCGATAGCGCAGGTAACCATGCCGCCGAGAAAAACCGCTAAACTCCAGCCGGACGGCACCCGTACCGCAAACGGACACACGTAGTCGGGTTGAATATACTGAGGCGCTTGGGTTAATCACGGTTAAGGAACTAGGCAAACTGACCCTGTAACTTCGGGATAAAGGGTCCCTCCTCGCAAGAGAGGGCGCAGAGAATCGGTCCAGGCAACTGTTTACCAAAAACACAGGGCTGTGCTAATTCGAAAGAAGCCGTATACAGCCTGACACCTGCCCGGTGCCGGAAGGTTAAGAGGAGAGGTCATCGCGAGAGAAGCCTTGAATTGAAGCCCCGGTAAACGGCGGCCGTAACTATAACGGTCCTAAGGTAGCGAAATTCCTTGTCGGGTAAGTTCCGACCTGCACGAATGGTGTAATGATCCGGACGCTGTCTCAACCGTGATCCCAGTGAAATTGTAGTATCGGTGAAGATGCCGATTACCCGCGATGGGACGAAAAGACCCCGTGAACCTTTACTGCAGCTTAGCATTGGACGTGGGCACGCGTTGTGTAGGATAGGCCGGAGGCAATGAGCCGCGGGCGCCAGCCTGTGGGGAGCCGCCGTTGAAATACGGCCCTTCGTTTGTCTGTGTCCTAACTCCGGGTTGGAGGACATTGCTTGGCGGGCAGTTTGACTGGGGTGGTCGCCTCCAAAAGCGTAACGGAGGCTTCTAAAGGTGCCCTCAGGACGATCGGTAACCGTCCTCAGAGTGTAATGGCAGAAGGGCGCTTGACTGGGAGGCCGACAGGCCGAGCAGGTAGGAAACTAGAGCATAGTGATCCGGTGTTTCCGCATGGAAGGGACATCGCTCAAAGGATAAAAGGTACTCCGGGGATAACAGGCTGATCCCTCCCAAGAGCTCATATCGACGGAGTGGTTTGGCACCTCGATGTCGGCTCGTCACATCCTGGGGCTGGAGAAGGTCCCAAGGGTTGGGCTGTTCGCCCATTAAAGTGGCACGCGAGCTGGGTTCAGAACGTCGTGAGACAGTTCGGTCTCTATCTATCGTGGGCGCGGGAAATCTGCGCGGCTCGGGCACTAGTACGAGAGGACCGTGCTTGACAGACCTCCGGTTTGCCGGTTGTCCCGCCAGGGGCACCGCCGGGTATCCGCGTCTGTACCGGATAAGCGCTGAAAGCATCTAAGCGCGAAGCCGTCCGCAAGATTAGATTTCCTTGAGGGCCGTCACAGACTATGACGTCGATAGGACGCAGGTGTAAAGGTGGAGACACCAAAGCCGAGCGTTACTAATTGCCCGAAACTTTCCCGCCGCGTTTTGCGGCCGTATGCTTCCGGCACTTGTTTCCGGATTGCTTGTCGCTTGTCATGGCACTTGATCGTATTCAGGTGGCTATAGCGCGAAGGTCCCACCTCTTCCCATTCCGAACAGAGCAGTTAAGCTTCGCATCGCCGATGGTACTGCGCAAGCGGGAGAGTAGGTAGCCGCCGTTTTTTCCCTCCCCCCGGCATCCGATGGGCTGCCAGGGGGATTTTTTGTTCAGCGATGCAGGAAATAAGTAAGAGCCTGTTTTGAATTTCTCCAAAAAGATTTTCTCGTCTTGATGTTTACGTTTTCGTGTGTGCTTGGGGCAATTTGGGGGGACCTTTCTGCTTCTGTTCTTCGTCAGACAACCCGCTATCTTCTTCATCACACAAGCGGAGTGTCTCAAAAACTCATCCCAAATCAGCACACGATAAATTCAAAACAGTTTCTCAATGGATATCCGTGTTTTTTTGTATTTCTGTAAAAATGTAAAGGCATGAGATTCTATATCTTCTTTTTATTCGTATATCTGTATTGAGGGAATTTTTAAGGTTCGCATATATTTATGTCTATTTTCCGTTAAGCCGTAATTAGTCTTGACAAATGTTCGCTTATTAGGCTTTCTTCTTTTTCCTTTTTGATTACAATTGACTATTATTGTAACATGTATTCTATATGCTTTCATCTCTCTCTTAGGATGTAAATTGAAAAAAGTTTTGATTTCTTCGTAGATTTAATTCTTTTTCGTAACTTCGCACTGATTTAGAAAATATTAAAGATAATGACGAAACAGCTATTGAAACCTGATTACATTTTCGAGTCAAGTTGGGAAGTATGTAATAAGGTCGGTGGAATTTACACCGTATTATCGACAAGGGCAAAAACCTTGCAAGCTGCATTTCCGGATCGAATTTTCTTTATCGGCCCGGATGTTTGGAGAGGTAAGGAGAATCCTTTGTTTACCGAAGATGAAAGTGCATTGCGATTGTGGCGTGAGCATGTGAAGAATGAAGGATTAGATGTGCGTGTGGGACGTTGGAATATTCCTGGGCATCCAATTTCAATTTTAGTGGATTTTTCTCCATTTTACAATCAGAAAAATGAAATCTACACACAGGCATGGCTAGATTATCAGGTTGACTCTTTGCACGCTTATGGTGATTATGACGAGGCATCCATGTTTTCTTATGCTGCTGGAAAGGTGGTAGAGAGTTTCTATCGTTATTATTTATCGGCTCAAGATAAGGTGATTTATCAGGCTCATGAATGGATGACTGGGCTGGGAGCTTTGTATGTACAGAAAAAGGTGCCTGAAATCGCTACTGTCTTTACAACACACGCTACTTCGATAGGGCGTTCGATTGCGGGTAACAACAAGCCTCTGTATGATTATTTATTTGCCTATAATGGCGATCAGATGGCACAAGAATTGAATATGCAGTCCAAACATTCAATAGAAAAACAAACAGCCCATCATGTGGATTGCTTTACTACGGTAAGTGAGATTACCAATAACGAATGTCGTGAATTGCTGGATAAATCGGCTGATGTGGTTCTGATGAATGGCTTTGAAGATGATTTTGTTCCCGAGAAAAGTGATTTTGCTTCCAAACGCAAGCATGCTCGCGAGGTCATGTTGCGGATAGCAAATAAATTATTGGGTACTCAATTGGACGATGATACCCTGATTATCGGTACGAGTGGCAGATATGAGTTTAAGAATAAAGGAATTAATGTCTATTTGGAAGCTCTGAACCGATTGACTCGTGATAAAAATCTGAAAAAAAATGTGTTAGCCTTTATCAATGTTCCAGGTTGGGTAGGAGAAGCCCGCGAAGATTTGCTGGAACGTATGAATAGCGATCAGAATTATACTACTCCACTTAAAGTTCCTTTTATTACCCATTGGTTGCATAATATGACCCATGACCAAGTGTTGGATATGTTGAAATACCTGAACATGTCGAATGCTGCGGATACAAAAGTGAAAGTCATCTTTGTTCCTTGCTATTTGGATGGGAAAGACGGAATATTGAACGAATCTTATTATGATTTGTTAATTGGCATGGATTTAAGTGTCTATCCTTCTTATTATGAACCGTGGGGCTATACACCATTGGAAAGCGTTGCGTTTCATGTGCCCACCATAACTACTGATTTGGCGGGATTTGGCTTATGGGTCAATTCGGTTACAGGACATGAAGGCACTTTGCAGGACGGTGTGAAGGTTATCCATCGTACAGACTATAATTATTCGGAAGTTGCGGATACTATAAAGGATACGGTTTCTGATTTTTCTGCTTTATCTGACCAAGAAATAACTCAAATACGTGAACATGCGGCATCAATTGCCGAAAAGGCCTTGTGGAAACACTTTATACAATATTATTATGAAGCTTACGACATTGCTTTGCGCAATGCGGAAAAACGTATGAAAAAACAATAACCGAAATCATTTACACTAAATTTAAACAATATGAAAGTCAAGACTAATTATGCTAACACTCCAGCCTGGAGAGAGGTTAATGTAAAATCTCGTATTCCGGAACCTTTGAAGATGTTGGAAAGGATGGCCCGCAACATTTGGTGGGCTTGGAATGATGAAGCTACAGAGATGTTTAAAGAACTGGATCCGGAATTGTGGAAAGCCGTAGGTCAGAATCCGGTCGCTTTGCTAGAGCGTTTAAGCTATGAAAAATTGGAAGATTTATCGGCTGATAAAGCCACACTTAAGAAAATCAACGATGTTTATTCCAAGTTTGAGGCATACATGAACGAGAAGCCTGACGCTTCGCGTCCTTCTGTCGCTTATTTCTGTATGGAGTATGGTTTGACTCATGTTTTAAAAATCTATTCAGGAGGTTTGGGTATCTTGGCTGGTGATTACTTGAAAGAGGCATCGGACAGCAATGTAGATATGTGCGGTATCGGTTTCTTGTACCGCTATGGCTATTTTAAACAGACATTGTCGATGGACGGTCAGCAAATCGCTAATTACGAAGCCCAGAATTTCGGTAGCCTGCCTTTGGAACGTGTAGTAGATGCAGAAGGAAAGCCTTTGGTTTTGGATGTTCCATATTTGAATTACTATGTTCACGCATGCGTATGGAGAGTGAACGTAGGACGTGTCCCTTTGTATTTGCTTGATACTGATAATGAGATGAACAGTGAATTCGACCGTTCGATTACTTATCAATTGTATGGCGGTGATTGGGAAAACCGTTTGAAACAAGAAATTCTTTTGGGTATTGGAGGCGTATTGTTGCTGAAGAAATTAGGCATCAAGAAAGATGTATATCACTGCAATGAGGGACATGCTGCTTTGTGTAATGTTCAGCGTTTGTGCGATTATGTAGAAAGCGGAATGACTTTTGATGAAGCGTTAGAAGTAGTACGTGCTTCTTCTCTTTATACGGTGCATACTCCGGTACCTGCCGGTCATGACTATTTCGATGAAGGTCTGTTTGGTAAATATATGGGCGGTTATCCGCAACGCATGGGTATCACTTGGGATGAGTTGATGGATTTGGGCCGTATCAACCCGGGTGACCATAATGAACGTTTTTGTATGTCTACGTTTGCATGCAATACTTGCCAGGAAGTGAATGGTGTAAGCTGGTTGCATGGAAAGGTGTCTCAGGAAATGTTCTCAGGCATTTGGAAGGGATATTTCCCAGAAGAGAATCATGTGGGCTATGTTACTAATGGCGTGCATTTCCCGACTTGGTGCGCTTCTGAATGGAAGAAATTGTATAACAAATACTTCGACCAGAACTTTTTGAAAGATCAGTCAAATCCGAATATTTGGGAAGCTATTTATAATGTGCCTGATGAAGAAATTTGGAAAACCCGCTTGGCATTGAAGAATAAGCTGATAGATTATATCCGGGAACAATTCCGCAAGAATTGGTTGAAGAACCAGGGTAATCCGGCTTTGATTGTTTCTTTGCTTGACAAGATTAATCCGAACGCTTTGACTATCGGTTTTGCGCGTCGTTTTGCTACATACAAACGTGCACATTTGTTGTTCAGCGATTTGGACCGCTTATCTAAGATTGTTAATAATCCAGACTATCCGGTGCAGTTCTTGTTTGCTGGAAAAGCTCACCCGCATGACGGTGCCGGCCAAGGGCTGATCAAGCGTATTATTGAAATTTCAAACCGTCCGGAATTCTTGGGTAAGATTATTTTCTTGCAAGATTACGATATGAAACTGGCACGCCGTTTGGTATCGGGCGTAGATATCTGGATGAATACGCCGACCCGTCCGCTGGAAGCATCTGGTACATCAGGTGAAAAAGCTTTGATGAATGGTGTTGTAAACTTCTCTGTATTGGACGGTTGGTGGCTTGAAGGATACCGTGAAGGTGCCGGATGGGCTTTAACTGAAAAACGTACGTACCAGAATCAGGAGTATCAGGATCAGTTGGACGCTGCTACAATTTATAGTTTGCTGGAAACTGAGATCTTGCCGTTGTATTACGCCCGTAATAAGAAGGGATATTCTGAAGGTTGGGTTAGAACAATCAAAAATTCGATTGCTCAGATTGCTCCGCACTATACGATGAAGCGTCAGTTGGATGACTATTACGCTAAATTCTATGGAAAAGAAGCTGAACGTTTCCATGCTTTGGAAGCAGACAATTATGCGAAAGTGAAAGCATTGGCTGCTTGGAAAGAAGAAGTTGCCGCAAAATGGGATTCTATTCAGGTTGTATCGATGGACAAGTGCGAAGAACTTCGTCAAGGCAATGTAGAAAGCGGTAAGGATTATACCATTACTTGCGTTGTAGACGAAAAAGGACTTGATGATGCAGTGGGAATCGAAATGGTGGTTACTTACAAGAATGCTGAAGGAAAGGAATATATTTATAGTGTAGTGCCGATGGAACTGGTAAAACGTGAAGGCAATTTGTATACATTCAAGATGGAATACAGCATGTCGAATGCCGGAAGTTTCAAGGTAGCATACCGCATGTATCCGAAGCACGTTGACCTGCCTCACCGTCAGGACTTCTGCTATGTGCGCTGGTTTAATGAATAATCCACTGATATAAGTGATGTTTTATAAAAGCCGGTTGATTCAATGAAGAGTCAACCGGCTTTTTTGGTCAGATAGCCTGCTTATCATCTTCGTAAAATCAGAAAGGCATCCTCGAAAACAGTTTTTGGCAGTTTTCTGTTTAAGGGTAAAAACAGTGATATTGTGCTTGCAGATAATCAAGTTTCTGTTTTCGGCCGGTATCCAATATGTGAGCAGCATATTGATTTTTATATTCCACGGCGTGGAATGTACATTCCATGGGCTGGAATATACGTTCCATGGCGTGGAATATACGTTCCAGCCCGTGGAACGTAAAATCAGAGCTATTGAAAGAAGAAAGCCTGTAGCTTTGTAGAAAAGGTTGACTACTTTAAGTCTTATTCGTAGTACGGGTTGACTCGTATTATTACTATTCATGCACAGGGTTAACCCTGTGGCCGTTTTTTCATGAAAAGGGTTTACCTTTCCGTTTTCGAGGCAAAGATAAGCTTTTATTTTCATCTTCCTCTCTATAACAAGGTAAAAACGTAAGTTTCATCCGGAGGCCGGCCGGCTTCCGGTCTGTGGGCGGCTTTGTCCTTTTATGGCCCTCTCCCGGAAACTGGTCCACTTCTTCTTCAGCTCCCCCTTGCACCGGGAGGCTTCGGCCGGCGTCATGCCGTCCAGGCTCCAGTGGGGACGTTCGTTGTTATAGAAGTCCACCGCCTCCTTCACCGCCTCCCTTACCTGAGTGATGTTCAGGAACGTCATGCCGCCGAGCAGCTCATTCTTGACCGTGTTGTTCACCCGTTCGGCCACCGCGTTGTCTTTCGGATTGCCGCTTTCGGTCATGCTGATGCGGATCTGACGTTCCTTCAAACGCCGCGTGTACTCGTAACTGGCATATTGCACGCCCCGGTCCGAATGGTGGATCAGGCCGCTCAAGTCCCTGTCCCCATAGTGCCGCAAGGCCATTTCCAGCGCTTCAAGGGGATAGCGGGAGTCCAATGTCTCGCCCACGCTATAGCCCACGATTTCCTTTGTGTAATAATCGGTTATGAGCGAAAGGTAGCAGAACGTGTATTCCCCCGTCAACGGATCCGTCCAGCATACGATGTAGGTGATGTCGCTCACTATCAGCTGGCAGGGCGCATCGGGTATCAGCGCTTTCACCAGGTTCGGATAGACCGGAAGCCCGTGGCGCGAATCGGTCGTCACGGCACGACGCTTACGGCGGCGGAGCTTAAGCCCGTGGCGTTCCATTATCGCATAAAAACGGTTGAAGCCCACGTGCCAGGCTGTGCCGAAACGGCGGTTGTACATCTGCCACAACTTGCCTCCTCCTATGCCCGGATCCTTGCGGCGGACCTCTCTGACGTAGTCCACAACGAAAGATTCCAGCGCCAGGCGGTGCAAAAGCTTGTCCTCATGCTTGTAGTAGGCCTGTTTGCTTACACCAAGCAGACGGCACATCGGGGCAATGCCGTAAAGACGCTTGTCCCGGACGTGCAGCCTACATGCTACTTGGTGCCAGCTTTTTTTAGCCGTA
The Phocaeicola salanitronis DSM 18170 genome window above contains:
- a CDS encoding glycogen/starch synthase; this translates as MTKQLLKPDYIFESSWEVCNKVGGIYTVLSTRAKTLQAAFPDRIFFIGPDVWRGKENPLFTEDESALRLWREHVKNEGLDVRVGRWNIPGHPISILVDFSPFYNQKNEIYTQAWLDYQVDSLHAYGDYDEASMFSYAAGKVVESFYRYYLSAQDKVIYQAHEWMTGLGALYVQKKVPEIATVFTTHATSIGRSIAGNNKPLYDYLFAYNGDQMAQELNMQSKHSIEKQTAHHVDCFTTVSEITNNECRELLDKSADVVLMNGFEDDFVPEKSDFASKRKHAREVMLRIANKLLGTQLDDDTLIIGTSGRYEFKNKGINVYLEALNRLTRDKNLKKNVLAFINVPGWVGEAREDLLERMNSDQNYTTPLKVPFITHWLHNMTHDQVLDMLKYLNMSNAADTKVKVIFVPCYLDGKDGILNESYYDLLIGMDLSVYPSYYEPWGYTPLESVAFHVPTITTDLAGFGLWVNSVTGHEGTLQDGVKVIHRTDYNYSEVADTIKDTVSDFSALSDQEITQIREHAASIAEKALWKHFIQYYYEAYDIALRNAEKRMKKQ
- a CDS encoding IS3 family transposase — translated: MRGGSIRHTAKKSWHQVACRLHVRDKRLYGIAPMCRLLGVSKQAYYKHEDKLLHRLALESFVVDYVREVRRKDPGIGGGKLWQMYNRRFGTAWHVGFNRFYAIMERHGLKLRRRKRRAVTTDSRHGLPVYPNLVKALIPDAPCQLIVSDITYIVCWTDPLTGEYTFCYLSLITDYYTKEIVGYSVGETLDSRYPLEALEMALRHYGDRDLSGLIHHSDRGVQYASYEYTRRLKERQIRISMTESGNPKDNAVAERVNNTVKNELLGGMTFLNITQVREAVKEAVDFYNNERPHWSLDGMTPAEASRCKGELKKKWTSFRERAIKGQSRPQTGSRPASG
- the glgP gene encoding alpha-glucan family phosphorylase — its product is MKVKTNYANTPAWREVNVKSRIPEPLKMLERMARNIWWAWNDEATEMFKELDPELWKAVGQNPVALLERLSYEKLEDLSADKATLKKINDVYSKFEAYMNEKPDASRPSVAYFCMEYGLTHVLKIYSGGLGILAGDYLKEASDSNVDMCGIGFLYRYGYFKQTLSMDGQQIANYEAQNFGSLPLERVVDAEGKPLVLDVPYLNYYVHACVWRVNVGRVPLYLLDTDNEMNSEFDRSITYQLYGGDWENRLKQEILLGIGGVLLLKKLGIKKDVYHCNEGHAALCNVQRLCDYVESGMTFDEALEVVRASSLYTVHTPVPAGHDYFDEGLFGKYMGGYPQRMGITWDELMDLGRINPGDHNERFCMSTFACNTCQEVNGVSWLHGKVSQEMFSGIWKGYFPEENHVGYVTNGVHFPTWCASEWKKLYNKYFDQNFLKDQSNPNIWEAIYNVPDEEIWKTRLALKNKLIDYIREQFRKNWLKNQGNPALIVSLLDKINPNALTIGFARRFATYKRAHLLFSDLDRLSKIVNNPDYPVQFLFAGKAHPHDGAGQGLIKRIIEISNRPEFLGKIIFLQDYDMKLARRLVSGVDIWMNTPTRPLEASGTSGEKALMNGVVNFSVLDGWWLEGYREGAGWALTEKRTYQNQEYQDQLDAATIYSLLETEILPLYYARNKKGYSEGWVRTIKNSIAQIAPHYTMKRQLDDYYAKFYGKEAERFHALEADNYAKVKALAAWKEEVAAKWDSIQVVSMDKCEELRQGNVESGKDYTITCVVDEKGLDDAVGIEMVVTYKNAEGKEYIYSVVPMELVKREGNLYTFKMEYSMSNAGSFKVAYRMYPKHVDLPHRQDFCYVRWFNE